The genomic region cgactgcagtctctggcaactggactcagcatctccgttacatggtgtgtagcaactttccttttcataatattgttattttggTTTTGAGATTTTTGAATTTTCCATTTGTTATGGTTGTTGTGGGTCCAAAATCTTGGGCTATGTATCGTACGGCGTATCTAGCAGGTGTTGTTGTGCTGATGACCTCCTGTGTTGTGTTTGAAGAATGTGCTGTGGACATAATGctgaaatcacttaatgaaggATTGACTCTTTGTCACCTATGTAGTAAGCTACACATGAGACTCTATTCTGTGCAGTCGTGTTGTCAACTAGTTTTCCGCTGTCCAGCCATATTTTCAATAAATGTTACTGGGTGATTACTTTGTCTTATGTCTGATTTTGTAGAAAGATTGGACACTGAAATACAACTTGGGTTGTAATCTTAATGAGATGTTTACTTATTCACCTAATTATTTTACCTGTATACAGTTACGCATCTCCTCCTgcttttagaaaatattttagcttctacctgccacaaaataaaatataactgtATACCAGTTaccaaatttttattaaatttatatttgcaatttACAATAATATTCACACGCAACTAGCATCTAGCAGTACTAAATGTCAACATGTTCTCTAGTGACTTTTGCTGTGTGTCAGTTCAACAGCGCTCTTGCATCAGTGATGTACTTCGTGATCTATAATATGGGAGGGATGCACCTGGCAAAACGTTTTGTGAATACTGCTTTTAACTATGAACATATTTTATATACtggttttaaatttgacatgccagTGCATCTTACATGAACTGTCCAGTTAATTAAGGTTTATTTTGGCCACTTGGTTAATCAGATCCTATTAAGTTTGTGCAGATTATGTCTGTCAGCTGTGAGCCTGTTTCTATATAAATTATGAGCGTAATTCCGTTTCATGTGAGTTTGCATGCATTTATGACCACAGTCATTGAAgcaaaaatcttctgggttgttttgCCACTTCATGTCCTTCTTAAAAATAGTTAATCAATACTCAGTGTTTCAGGCCTCTGTTTCTTCAGGACTCTTGTGGCGCTCCCAATTTGGCTGAACTCTGTCTAAGACCAGTGTCGCATTCAATTATAAAGGCAATATGCAATTTGTTTAAACTTCAGAATGAGGAATGGGAAAACATTATTTTAGAAATGTGACACTGATTTATGGCAGATTTCAGCTAGACAGGGACACCAGAAATCTTCCGAAGAAGATCCACATAGGGAATGGAATGTCAAGTACTGTCAAAGATTTGAAGGGGATGCTTCCTAATAAGATTTTACATTTAGTGATTAAGTTTCACTTTATTCACACTTATGTTAAAAATTGACATTAAATCTTCTTTTGCAGGAACCTGGCACATCCCGTCAGCAGAGAGAGGCTGTAAATGTCTCTGAGAAGATGGAATGGACATCAACTGTTGGTTCCCCTTGCTTTAGATGTCGATCTAAACAATACACTAATTCAGAAGTACAGGCTACTGCTTCAGACGAGAtcactatctgcgaggagactgacgAGGCTCAAAACGTCTCCGTTTCACAGCAGAATGTCCGCAGGTCGGGTTGTCTTCCCGAAGGAAATAGTTCCGCAACGGATGATATTATTATGTTGGAGGACTCCTGTAAGTCGGTAAATAGCATTGTGTTAGAGAAGTCTGCTGAAGGGCCAGGGTACATTTGTCACTTGGGAGGCAGTGTGTGTGACTTTGTGATGGAGCCAGTGGAACTCGAGACAGtggcagatcacagtggcttggagAGAAGTGCAGCCACTTCAGGTCTCGTTTCTGAAGGTGACTGTGCTGAAGAAAATGTGCTACTCACATTAGAGGATCACAATGAGATGCCGGATAGTAGTGCGAGAGAGAAGAGTAAACAAGTTTCAAAGCAGTCTTCCGAAGTGGTGAACTGCACAGCGAACAGTGTGGTCTTACTGGAGGGGGACGGTAACCTACAAAATGACGTACCAGTGGAAGAAGATGGGTGCATGTCGGGAAGTCACGATGTGATAGATATTGGAGGAGATGAGCTGAATGAGATCCGCACAGATGCAGACATGGACGATGACCGAGAAACAGAAGCGGACACAAATGTAGAACATATTAATGAAATAGACATCAGTATGGAGGAGCAGAAAGATGTGTGTGATAAGGTAAGTGAGGGACGAACAGTTGAGACAAGTGTCGACGAACGAGAGGTAACGACATGTGAGGAGGAGGACGTTCGAGGACATGTTGGTGTAACAGGTGATAATGGGTTGCATGATGAGGATTCAGATACTGACACGTACGAGCAAAAAGATGCAAACACAGGCACGAATGTGACTGCCAAGAGACAATCTCGTATAGTTTTTAAAATTAGAGCGAAGAAAAAGGTAGTTCCTTTAAAAATGATTCTGCCTGCCGGATGGAgcacagatgtggattctgatgtAAATGGTGATGGTGTTGGTGATGATGAAGATATTGCAAATGCAGATGAGAAGAGAGAAGCAGATTCTGAGCTTGTAAATATTGATGATGCAGATGAAAATTCAAATGAGTGCACAGGTAAAGGCAGTCACGCAAATGCAACTGCAGCCAAGAGGAGAGAAACAGATTCTGATTTGGCAAATATTGATGATGTAGAGGATAATTCAGATGACTGCACTGTTGAAGGCAGTAAAACAAATGCATCTTCAGACAGAAAGAAGGATGCAACTTCTGGCCCAGTAAAAAATGTTAACGCAGAAATTAAAGCGAGTGAGCGAACAGTAAAAGGCAGTAAAACAAATGTGACTCCTACTAGGAAAAGAGAAGCAGCCTCTGATCTGGTAAATATTGACACCGTAGAAGATAATGCTGATGGACACACAGTAAAACGCAGTAAAACAAATGAAACTGCCAGTAGGAAGAAGGATGCAACACCTGATCTGGTAAACATTGATGATGCAGGAGATAAAGCAAATGAAAGCACAGTAAAACTTAGTAAAACAATTGCAGGTAAGAAGAGAGATTCAGCTTCTGACATGATCGATACTGACAATACAGAAGGTAATGCAAATGAAAGCATAGTAAAACGTAGTAAAACAGCTGCTGGTAACAAGAGAGATTCAACCTCCAATCTGGTGGATATAGATGATGCACAAGTTGATGCAAATAAAAGCACAGTAAAATGCAGTAAAACAACTGTGGATAAGAAGAGAGATTCAACTTCTGACCTTGTGGATATTGAGGATGTGCAAGATAATTTAAATGAAAGCACAGTAAAATGCAGTAAAACAGATGCCGGTAAGAAGAGAGATTCAGCTTCTGATTCGGTGGATATTGACGATGCAGAAGGTAATGTAAATGAAAGCACAGTAAACCACAGTAAAACAACTGCTGGTAAGAAGAGAGATTCAGCTTCTAACCTGGTGGATATTGACGATGCAGAGGGCAATACAAATGAATGCACAGTGAAACGCAGTAAAACAACTGCAAATGCTGATAAGGAGAGAGAGCGgggttctgctgtggtgattattGACGGCAATGAAAATGAACGAACAGAAGTTCTCAGTAAAAGGAATCCAACTGGTAAGAGGAACAATGACGTAGCTTCCACTGTGGTAAATATTGACGATGTGGATGACAGTTCAGATGAGCAAAAGGATGTTCTCAGTAAAAGGAATGCAACTAGTAAGAGGAACAGTGATATGGAATCCAATGTGGTAAATATTGATGATGTGGATGACAGTTCAGATGAGCAAAAGGACATCCTCAGTAGAAGGAATGCAACTGGTAAGAGAAATAGCGATGCAGAATCTGATGTGGTAAATATTGAAGATGTGGACGATAATGCTGGCAAGTGCGAAGGAAGTCCCAAGAATGCGAATCCAGTGGCCCAGAAGGAGTCTGCTATATTTGCAGATGTCATAGATATCGACGAAGGAGACAGTGATGTTGAATTAGTAAGTATGTTTATGTAGATAAGCATGATAATACATTTAAACAAACCAGTGAAATGATGTGTCCTGATTCTTAAACTGCCAACCCTGCAGTAATTCTAGTACATAAAATTAGAATGGTAGATCTCTACCTACCACTGCCATATTACAACTCAATCCCCCCCCAATCTTTTTCATTTCCCTTCCTACCTTCCCACTTCTCTCACCCACCTCTCCCATTTTAGCTATATTCACACCTCACCTTGCATTTTGTGTCTGCTACCCTCATTTGTGTTGTTATCTTATTAGTTAATTAATCCTTCCTGCCTTGTTCCCCATTTTTCTGTGTCTCTGGGATCACTAGGCAACTACTCCTGTGTTtcgtcatcagaagaaacaaaactgacattctacatatcagagcatggaatgttacatcccttaattgggcaggtaggttagaaaatttacaaaaggaaatgaaTAGATttgagttagatgtagtgggaactaATAGAGGCAGGAGGATCAAAACTTCAGaacagctgaatacagggttataaatgcataATCAAATAgggataggtttaataatgaataagaaaataggactgCAGGTAAGctatatgaacagcatagtgaatgcattatcatatcCAAGATATACACAATGGCCACATTCATCACAATAGCACAAGTTTACGTGCCAAGTAGCTCCAAAGCTGATGTAGAGATTGAAGGAATGCAACTGGTAAGAGGAACATTGACATGGATTCCAATGTGGTAAATATTGATGATGTGGATGACAGCTCAGATGAgcaaaagataaaagaaattattcaggtggtaaagggacacaaaaatttaattgtgatttagGACTgggattcgacagtaggaaaaaggaAGACAAgataaaatagtaggtgaatatgggctgtgggaaaggaatgaaagagcaagccaccgagtgggaaaggaatgaaagaggaagccaccgagcataatttaatcatcgctaacacttggtttacaaatcatgaaagaaaggtgtatacctggaagagacctggggacagcgaaaggtttcagatagattatacagggtgatacaaaaaggtacagtcaaactttcaggaaacattcctcacacacaaataaagaaaagatgttatgtggacatgtgtccggaaacgcttattttccatgttagagctcattttagtttcgtgagtatgtactgtacttcctcgattcactgccagttggcccaatggaaggaaggtaatgttgacttcggtgcttgtgttgacatgcgactcattgctctacagtactagcatcaagcacatcagtacgtagcatcaacaggttagtgttcatcacgaacgtggttttgcagtcagtgcaatgtttacaaatgcggagttggcagatgcccatttgatgtatggattagcacggggcaataaccgtggcgcggtacgtttgcattgagacagatttccagaagggaggtgcccgacaggaagacgttcgaagcaattgattggcgtcttggggagcacggaacattccagcctatgacttgtgactggagaagacctagaacgacgtggacacctgcaatggatgaggcaattcttcgtggagttgacgataaccctaatgtcaacatcagagaagttactgctgtacaaggtaacattgaccacgtcactgtatggagagtgctacgggagaaccagttatttctgtacaatgtacagcgtgtgcaggcactatcagcaactgattggcctccacaggtacacttctgcgaatggttcatccaacaatgtgtcaaccattccagcgtgatcaaattgcaaattttcacaatcaacatgtgtgggctgatgagaactgcacgcaattgtgcaatcacgtcatcaacacagattgtctgtgaacgtttgggcaggcattgttggtgatgtcttgattggggcccatgttcttccacctacactcaatggagcacattatcatgatttcatacgggatactctacctgtgctgctagaacatgtgcctttacaagtacgacacaacatgtggttcatgcacgatggagctcctgcacatttcagtcaaagtgtccgtacgcttctcaacaacagattcagtgaccgatggattggtagaggcggaccaattccgtggcctccacgctctcctgacttcaaccctcttgactttcatttatgggggcatttgaaagctcttgtctacacaaccccagtaccaaatgtagagactctttgtgtacaatacgccattctccagggctgcatcagcacatcagggattccatgcgatggagggtggatgcatgtaccctcactaacggaggacattttgagcatttcctgtaacaaagtgtttgaagtcacgctggtacgttctgttgctgtgtttccattccatgattaatgtgatttgaagagaagtaataaaatgagctctaacatggatagtaagcatttccggacacaggttcacataacatattttctttctttgtgtgttgggaatgtttcctgaaagtttggccctaccttttttaacaccctgtataataggaagacagagattttggacccAGATTTTACactgtaagacagttccagggacagatgtggactatgacatcattttattggttatgaattgtagattaggcAATGATTGGCTAGAAGAGGAGAAAGGAGAATACAGTAGAAgccgaatggatagctttgagagatgaaatataggatcacataggtaaaatgatgagacctagtagaaatccttggataacaaagatgaattaagaaaatataaaaacgcagcaagTGTAGCAGGTGAAAGTGAATATAAAAGTCTAAAAACTTAgatagacaggaaatgcaaaatgactaagaaGGAATgtaagaaattagaaaataaataaatgttgtgtgactagggcctcccatcgggtagactgtttgccgggtgcaactctttcaatttgacgccacttctgcgacttgcgcatcgattgggatgaaatgatgatgattaggacaacacaacacccagtccctgtgtggagaaaatctctgacccagccgggaatcaaacccgggctcttaggattgacattccgtcgcgctgacaccCAGCTACCGCGGGCAGACAGAGAAGTTATGAGTACATATCACTAGGGAtatcatagatactgcctacaggacaatcaaagaggcatttggagaaaagagaagctcaggtggaaaaccagtcctaagcaaagaaggggaacctGCAGGCAGTATTACACAAAAGGAaaaagatgtacatgtagatgtgaaTATGATATTGCGAGAATAATTTGATAGAGCTCTGAAAGAACTAACTTCAAACTAGACTGTGCAAAATATACAAGAAagatgaaacaccctcagacttcaagaaaaatataataatcccaatgccAGAGAAAGCAGGTGGTGGCAGGTATGTTTATTActaaactatctgtttaataagccatgattacaaaatactaacacaaactctttacacaagaatggaaatactggtagaagctatcctttgggaagatcagtttggataccagaGAAgtggaggcaatactgacactacaacttaCTTTAGAAAATAGATGaatgaaaggcaaacccacatttatagcatttgtagacttagagaaagcttttcacattgtttactggaatactctttttgaaataattctgaaggtagcagggatgaaaCGCAGAGAGCAAAAGCCTATTTGCAACTTAAACAGAAAGTGGACGACATTTGTATAGGTGGAGggtcatgaaatggaagcagtggctgagaagggagtgaggcagagttgtagccattcctggatgttattaaatctgtacaatgagcaggcacaaaaggaaaccaaagaaaaaattgagctttgcagatgacattgtaattctgttagagacagcaaagcctTGGAAGAGcagcagttggacagaatggacagtgtcttttgaAAGATGGATATAAGATTAATATCAATGAAATCAAAACAAGGACACAGGACTGTAGCCGAATAAATCAGGTGATAGTGAGGTAATtaacttaggaaatgagacatttaaaatagtagatgagttttgctgtttaagtagtaaaataactgctggtgctcaaagtagagaggatatatgatgtagagtggcaatgggcaagaaaagcttttttgaagaagagaagtttgttaacttcaaatatagatttaagtgttaggaagattttttttctgaaactatttgtatggagtgtagccttgtatggaagtgaaacatggatgataaacagtttggacatgaagagaatagaagcttttgaaatgtagtgctacagaagtatgccaaAGATTAGATGAGTGGATAACGTAACTAatcagaaggtactgaatagaactggggagaaaagaaatctgtggcacaaccagactagaagaagggattagttaataggacacatcctgagacatcaagggatcaccaatttagtattgtataaGGAGGTGTTGGGGGAGTAAAAATTGCAGATGCATGCCAATGGATGAAtaccgtaagcagattcagaacgatgtaagttgcagtacttattcggagatgaaggagctcgtattggatagagtagcatagaccctacatcaaatcagtttttgggctgaataccacaacaacaagccgacaataccacaacaacaagacaGACAAAAAGTAAAGTATAGTAATTCAAAACATTTTCAGTACAGTTTTTGCACGAGTGGTCATTGCTAGGGGCCGTGCACTGTTTCTGAGCCTATGTTGCTCATCCAAGGCACTTTATCTCAACCTCAGTGTTGTAAACCTTTTCTGGAAACCAGCAATCCATTCCTTTCCAGCCATTCTAATCTCCTTATTAAAACTATGAGGTGAATTGTTCCTCTCAGCTAGTTCAAATGTAGCACAGCTCAGAGTCTTACCTGTCATGTTAAAAAAATCTTCTCTCCGGCAACAGGGATGTTCGTAAATTCGTTTCTCTTATTTTGAGGTAGAAACGGACTGAGGCCTTCCAAATTCATTGTCATTGCCACTACCATGTAGATTTATCTTCAAAATTCTCCTCTTTGTCTATTCCTTGGAACTCAGTAGGTGATTACTGTAGTTTGGAAAGCTACATTGTCCTTTACTGCCCACATTACTGCATGTCACTTCGAAGCCACTTTGAGCTTATGTGTGTACATCATCAATGTatagaaaaattacttttattatttaataataattattattattgccagtTAATTAgtggatttattattattaataatattattatccTTATGGTTAATTGTTGTTTATCATCATTACATTCCATGTTTGTTCTCATAAATAActataaaaatggaagagaaagaGGATTAGTTCTGGGCAAGTAAATCACTTGCTGGCTGGCCACTGTGCCTGCTCGGATACCCTTTAACAAAAGTCATTGCCAGATGGTGACGGCCTCTGACAAAGTATTTGTCAACATGGGAATTTCTTGATAGGTAACTGCTCTGTTAACAGAACTATGTTACAAAAACCTAACTTTCTTGTGTACGTTTGTAGTAATTACATGATGTGAGAATGTTAGATCAGAAGATCTCAAAGCCACACAAAAAGTGACTGCAAGACAACGCGATATCCTGTGTCCTTGATACGATTGTGCATAAGTGAGGGGTTTCTGAGTGTGACACATTACAATGTTGCTGCACAATTACAGCACTATATAAACTCGAAAATTCACTAGGTATTATGTCTGCACCTGCACTGAACATTATTCCCAACCTTGCCCTAAAAACCGTTTGGTCACTATTTTtctgaactgaactgtttggttaATGTACCCTAGGTTCTTGTCACAATGTCACATTTGTTGCCTTTGGTAACTTACTACCAGACTGTCGCATTACAACTTAACCTAGACGCCATGTAAGTTGGCACAGAGTTAAGTCAACAAATTTGCATTCAAGAGGATGGtaattcgagtctctgtctggccatCCAGgtgtaggttttccatggtttgctTAAGACgagtgctgggatgtttcctttggaaaacactgtctggtttccttcccatccttcctgaATTTGAACTTGTACTGTTTCTGTAATGACACCATTGTCAAAGTAATGACATCATTGGCAACGGGATGTTAAGCTAAGCCCCAATCTTTCTTCCTGATATCGACTGAAGGATACATTTCAGATCAATCTGTCATTACAAACTCAGTTTCGGCAAACAGTTTCTTATTGTATCTCATTTGTTGGCCTCCAACTTGCAACCAAACTATCACCTTTCAATTTTCCTAGACACTGGGCTGTGCTACAGACCATCTTGACATCCCAACATTCATCCCAACAGTGTAAGATCGAATGGTTTCGGTTTCAGTGTTCAGAATAAATGGTCTTTTTTTTATTACCTAAGTGTACATACACAACGTACACCGCATAACGACAGTGTGGATCATGGTGACTGTTCAGAGTGACAACACCCAATCTCAATGTGTACATGGCAATGCCACATGAagttctgctacactctctcaAGGTCCCTGTCATATGTTGTACAAGGAAACAGACAGCTTGGACACTAGCAATCCATTTCTGTCGGGGTTTCATAAACTGACACCTCCACGGAACTCGAGGGAAGAAAGTCCAGAGGTGTTTGATATGGCGATTGTACTAGCCATGGGACAGGGCCTCTCCTTCCATTTCTAACCTTAAGGGTATGTGTTGATCAGTTACTTGCGAACAATTAACATTGAAATGGGCTGGTGTTACATCGTATTCAAACCGCAACCTTTCGCTGAGGTAACTCGGAACAGTCAAATGGGGAGGTATGAAATAAAGTCCTATTTG from Schistocerca gregaria isolate iqSchGreg1 chromosome 10, iqSchGreg1.2, whole genome shotgun sequence harbors:
- the LOC126293673 gene encoding uncharacterized protein LOC126293673 isoform X1; translated protein: MTKIKPKKVTIANPAAASSPPPVANLSTFNLCKLIKLLNRKKLLALKWFQRIGMLNRETACDNCGRPMTLVHRQNCTGSRADKYEWECNKCRMCTKSLRNGTVFQSSKLSLQKITILMYFWAHDFPPCVAQRELSITVRTVNKWYLLCQEACMDALIRNTSKLGGEGRNLEVVEGKLGKRAVDNYRTPAEHPVIGVIDVDNGSCFLQVVIGNTKATLITLLKERIANGTTLHSKCWRLRDCYSDDKFCKVVKNHKLTLSNDEGNTFQKLHAKVCKSGDNVGTELSFDPLLCAAIYKNAMKNEEFFFVKFLGELGTLYRDGIRYEMMSQLEHADSEPGTSRQQREAVNVSEKMEWTSTVGSPCFRCRSKQYTNSEVQATASDEITICEETDEAQNVSVSQQNVRRSGCLPEGNSSATDDIIMLEDSCKSVNSIVLEKSAEGPGYICHLGGSVCDFVMEPVELETVADHSGLERSAATSGLVSEGDCAEENVLLTLEDHNEMPDSSAREKSKQVSKQSSEVVNCTANSVVLLEGDGNLQNDVPVEEDGCMSGSHDVIDIGGDELNEIRTDADMDDDRETEADTNVEHINEIDISMEEQKDVCDKVSEGRTVETSVDEREVTTCEEEDVRGHVGVTGDNGLHDEDSDTDTYEQKDANTGTNVTAKRQSRIVFKIRAKKKVVPLKMILPAGWSTDVDSDVNGDGVGDDEDIANADEKREADSELVNIDDADENSNECTGKGSHANATAAKRRETDSDLANIDDVEDNSDDCTVEGSKTNASSDRKKDATSGPVKNVNAEIKASERTVKGSKTNVTPTRKREAASDLVNIDTVEDNADGHTVKRSKTNETASRKKDATPDLVNIDDAGDKANESTVKLSKTIAGKKRDSASDMIDTDNTEGNANESIVKRSKTAAGNKRDSTSNLVDIDDAQVDANKSTVKCSKTTVDKKRDSTSDLVDIEDVQDNLNESTVKCSKTDAGKKRDSASDSVDIDDAEGNVNESTVNHSKTTAGKKRDSASNLVDIDDAEGNTNECTVKRSKTTANADKERERGSAVVIIDGNENERTEVLSKRNPTGKRNNDVASTVVNIDDVDDSSDEQKDVLSKRNATSKRNSDMESNVVNIDDVDDSSDEQKDILSRRNATGKRNSDAESDVVNIEDVDDNAGKCEGSPKNANPVAQKESAIFADVIDIDEGDSDVELIETEAQSGPDVMVVCEQKRKVFPKEESQRHERRLLVDDVPCSLPKSVLRTYFAKYGRVEQIKILPMPSRRSQRYAVMEFNTKQAVDAIQAARPHVMESGVEFVTYRGSSRDVDTSLNTRLKDRIIVKVQKDNGKLTTDDIQQYFANYGHVYHIERVILTGVESESSTYIVSFEDYDCADVACLNSPHTIKGVENITSEKIEDDELLLSGTEMDPICIEYDSDVEEVPVDDPKTEPSFTRQSEELKSLDEPSTSGLQSSAGKRLSGEGADMSRKKFCGYNTFERNVRTPQNTTVANPIPSVSHLPGTRTPTVTNGRFGLYAPQGGSSNGGQGSGTNSWHTQGAPGRPFYRNPVQRPLQSATPAPRAGDAAGRDGGLASVNGAAPGQTTAEAMAKVGALLANAVQRGDDFRKRQAAVRPYRPQMQLQLQPRPQPQRPPFQPRLPQWRRPRPQNFQPREEHPWQPVKQEPESPTGPQRSLPVGVPIPSSGLAGPSHVTRSRPWRPPPSPANVRSFIPRAAGQQGPRF
- the LOC126293673 gene encoding uncharacterized protein LOC126293673 isoform X2, producing MTKIKPKKVTIANPAAASSPPPVANLSTFNLCKLIKLLNRKKLLALKWFQRIGMLNRETACDNCGRPMTLVHRQNCTGSRADKYEWECNKCRMCTKSLRNGTVFQSSKLSLQKITILMYFWAHDFPPCVAQRELSITVRTVNKWYLLCQEACMDALIRNTSKLGGEGRNLEVVEGKLGKRAVDNYRTPAEHPVIGVIDVDNGSCFLQVVIGNTKATLITLLKERIANGTTLHSKCWRLRDCYSDDKFCKVVKNHKLTLSNDEGNTFQKLHAKVCKSGDNVGTELSFDPLLCAAIYKNAMKNEEFFFVKFLGELGTLYRDGIRYEMMSQLEHADSEPGTSRQQREAVNVSEKMEWTSTVGSPCFRCRSKQYTNSEVQATASDEITICEETDEAQNVSVSQQNVRRSGCLPEGNSSATDDIIMLEDSCKSVNSIVLEKSAEGPGYICHLGGSVCDFVMEPVELETVADHSGLERSAATSGLVSEGDCAEENVLLTLEDHNEMPDSSAREKSKQVSKQSSEVVNCTANSVVLLEGDGNLQNDVPVEEDGCMSGSHDVIDIGGDELNEIRTDADMDDDRETEADTNVEHINEIDISMEEQKDVCDKVSEGRTVETSVDEREVTTCEEEDVRGHVGVTGDNGLHDEDSDTDTYEQKDANTGTNVTAKRQSRIVFKIRAKKKVVPLKMILPAGWSTDVDSDVNGDGVGDDEDIANADEKREADSELVNIDDADENSNECTGKGSHANATAAKRRETDSDLANIDDVEDNSDDCTVEGSKTNASSDRKKDATSGPVKNVNAEIKASERTVKGSKTNVTPTRKREAASDLVNIDTVEDNADGHTVKRSKTNETASRKKDATPDLVNIDDAGDKANESTVKLSKTIAGKKRDSASDMIDTDNTEGNANESIVKRSKTAAGNKRDSTSNLVDIDDAQVDANKSTVKCSKTTVDKKRDSTSDLVDIEDVQDNLNESTVKCSKTDAGKKRDSASDSVDIDDAEGNVNESTVNHSKTTAGKKRDSASNLVDIDDAEGNTNECTVKRSKTTANADKERERGSAVVIIDGNENERTEVLSKRNPTGKRNNDVASTVVNIDDVDDSSDEQKDVLSKRNATSKRNSDMESNVVNIDDVDDSSDEQKDILSRRNATGKRNSDAESDVVNIEDVDDNAGKCEGSPKNANPVAQKESAIFADVIDIDEGDSDVELIETEAQSGPDVMVVCEQKRKVFPKEESQRHERRLLVDDVPCSLPKSVLRTYFAKYGRVEQIKILPMPSRRSQRYAVMEFNTKQAVDAIQAARPHVMESGVEFVTYRGSSRDVDTSLNTRLKDRIIVKVQKDNGKLTTDDIQQYFANYGHVYHIERVILTGVESESSTYIVSFEDYDCADVACLNSPHTIKGVENITSEKIEDDELLLSGTEMDPICIEYDSDVEEVPVDDPKTEPSFTRQSEELKSLDEPSTSGLQSSAGKRLSGEGADMSRKKFCGYNTFERNVRTPQNTTVANPIPSVSHLPGTRTPTVTNGRFGLYAPQGGSSNGGQGSGTNSWHTQGAPGRPFYRNPVQRPLQSATPAPRAGDAAGRDGGLASVNGAAPGQTTAEAMAKVGALLANAVQRGDDFRKRQAAVRPYRPQMQLQLQPRPQPQRPPFQPRLPQWRRPRPQNFQPREEHPWQPVKQEPESPTGPQRSLPVGVPIPSSGPANVRSFIPRAAGQQGPRF